The proteins below come from a single Corylus avellana chromosome ca3, CavTom2PMs-1.0 genomic window:
- the LOC132176682 gene encoding probable pectate lyase 4: MALQGITKIAFLWRFALPLVIVMLFTPNATLAKRSTKMVAGLNMNVIDRCWRWNPNWRSNRQQLATCSVGFAGKMTNNIGRGLIQYVVTDSSDNPLNPKPGTLRYGATMIGGKKWITFQRSMNIKLEKPLLISSFTAIDGRGAEVHIAGNACLMIYKESNIIIHGLRIHHCKPQAPSSVMGPGSKIMTVGQVDGDAIRLVTASKVWLDHNTLYKCNDGLLDVTRGSTEITISNNWFRYQDKVMLLGHDDGYMRDKNMKVTVMYNHFGPNCNQRMPRIRYGYAHVVNNLYQGWMQYAIGGSMNPSVKSQANHFIAPKSGNKEVTWRKSSDEKTGSWKFFSVGDVFENGASFVQSGASGAKPNYSPEQVFPVADARSVRSLTKSSGALRCTSQFRC, from the exons ATGGCTTTGCAGGGAATTACCAAGATTGCCTTTCTTTGGCGCTTTGCATTGCCTCTTGTCATTGTCATGCTCTTCACTCCCAATGCTACTCTTGCTAAGAGATCAACAAAGATGGTTGCAGGCTTGAACATGAACGTGATCGATCGGTGCTGGAGATGGAACCCCAATTGGAGGAGCAACAGACAACAGCTTGCCACATGCTCAGTGGGTTTTGCTGGGAAGAtgacaaacaatattggaaGAGGCCTCATACAATATGTAGTCACCGATTCTAGTGATAACCCATTGAACCCCAAACCAGGGACTCTGAGATATGGAGCAACGATGATCGGAGGGAAGAAGTGGATCACATTCCAAAGGAGCATGAATATCAAGCTTGAGAAACCGCTTCTCATTAGTAGCTTCACAGCCATTGATGGTCGGGGGGCTGAAGTTCACATTGCCGGCAATGCATGCTTGATGATTTATAAGGAAAGCAACATAATCATCCATGGCCTTCGTATCCACCATTGCAAGCCACAAGCACCAAGCTCAGTGATGGGTCCAGGGTCAAAGATAATGACAGTGGGTCAGGTGGATGGAGATGCAATAAGGTTGGTGACTGCATCAAAGGTGTGGCTAGACCATAATACATTGTATAAGTGCAATGATGGTCTTCTTGATGTCACGAGGGGTTCTACAGAAATCACCATCTCCAACAACTGGTTTAGGTACCAGGACAAAGTCATGCTTCTTGGGCACGATGATGGGTACATGCGGGACAAAAACATGAAGGTGACTGTCATGTACAACCATTTTGGACCTAATTGCAACCAACGGATGCCAAG GATCCGCTATGGATATGCACATGTGGTGAACAACCTTTACCAGGGCTGGATGCAGTATGCCATTGGGGGAAGCATGAACCCTAGTGTTAAGAGTCAAGCCAACCATTTTATTGCACCAAAATCAGGGAACAAGGAG gtAACCTGGAGAAAGAGCAGCGATGAAAAAACAGGCTCATGGAAATTTTTCTCTGTGGGGgatgtttttgaaaatggagctTCTTTCGTTCAGTCAGGAGCTAGTGGGGCAAAGCCAAACTATAGTCCTGAACAAGTTTTTCCAGTTGCAGATGCAAGATCAGTGAGGTCATTGACAAAATCTTCCGGTGCTTTACGATGCACCTCACAATTTAGATGCTAA